The Thermonema lapsum genome window below encodes:
- a CDS encoding DUF4286 family protein: MILYNVTVSVDKEVHDDWLDWMRRVHIPEVLATGLFVEHKMLRLMHEPENDGFTYAIQYFLKSMEDFQTYQEKHAPRLQAEHQARYGEHCHAFRTLLEVIE, from the coding sequence ATGATACTCTATAACGTAACCGTCAGCGTAGATAAAGAAGTGCACGACGACTGGCTCGATTGGATGCGTCGGGTGCACATCCCCGAGGTGCTTGCTACTGGTCTGTTTGTAGAGCACAAGATGCTGCGCCTGATGCATGAACCCGAAAATGATGGTTTTACCTATGCCATACAATATTTCTTGAAAAGCATGGAAGACTTCCAGACCTATCAAGAAAAACATGCGCCACGCTTACAGGCAGAGCATCAGGCACGCTATGGCGAGCATTGCCATGCTTTTCGTACTCTCTTGGAAGTAATAGAGTAA
- a CDS encoding NADH-quinone oxidoreductase subunit A: protein MPNGALSSFSVILLFMIGSALFLLGGMFVAYMLAPRKPNPEKLSTYECGEQPIGHAWGQFNFRFYTLALVFILFEIETVLLFPWAIVFGQEALIEATQGRWAWLAFIEAFVFIGLLIGGLLYAWRRGFLDWLRPKPLLPTLKSPVPDALYEAVNRRYVAKPKEKV from the coding sequence ATGCCTAACGGAGCACTCTCATCTTTTTCCGTGATTTTGTTGTTTATGATAGGGAGTGCTCTATTTTTGTTGGGGGGCATGTTTGTTGCCTATATGCTGGCACCCCGCAAGCCGAACCCGGAGAAATTGTCCACTTACGAATGCGGCGAACAACCCATAGGACATGCCTGGGGGCAATTCAATTTTCGATTTTACACACTTGCTCTTGTTTTTATCTTATTCGAGATTGAAACTGTGCTCCTCTTTCCATGGGCTATTGTTTTTGGACAAGAAGCACTCATCGAAGCTACACAAGGCAGGTGGGCATGGCTGGCTTTTATAGAAGCATTTGTTTTTATAGGGCTGTTGATTGGCGGCTTGCTGTATGCTTGGCGTCGAGGCTTTCTCGATTGGTTAAGACCGAAGCCACTACTGCCAACGCTCAAGTCGCCAGTACCTGATGCTTTATATGAAGCTGTAAACCGCCGCTATGTCGCCAAACCCAAAGAGAAGGTATAA
- the proS gene encoding proline--tRNA ligase: MSKGLPKRSEDYAAWYQELVKQADLAEHAPVKGCMIIKPYGFAIWEKMQRTLDDMFKETGHVNAYFPLFIPKSYLSKEAAHVEGFAKECAVVTHYRLKNSPDGKGVIVDPEAHLEEELIVRPTSETIIWSAYRNWIQSYRDLPLLINQWANVVRWEMRTRLFLRTAEFLWQEGHTAHATKEEAIEETRKMLDVYARFAEEYMAMPVIKGVKSENERFAGAVDTYCIEALMQDGKALQAGTSHFLGQNFAKAFDVKFANKDGELDYVWGTSWGVSTRLMGALIMTHSDDKGLVLPPRLAPIQVVIVPIYRGEEELEAIKVYVQKIIDELKRVGIKVHFDARDTHRPGFKFAEWELKGVPVRLAIGMRDIESNQVEVARRDTGEKHTASVDTLTGHILNLLDDIQKSLFNRALAFREANTHKADSYEEFKEILETKGGFVLAHWDGTTETELRIKEETKATIRCIPLQAEEEAGKCILTGKPSKRRVLFAKAY, translated from the coding sequence ATGAGTAAAGGACTTCCCAAGCGTTCAGAAGATTACGCTGCCTGGTATCAAGAATTGGTCAAACAAGCCGATTTGGCTGAGCATGCACCGGTCAAAGGGTGTATGATTATCAAGCCCTACGGTTTTGCCATCTGGGAGAAGATGCAGCGCACCTTAGACGATATGTTCAAGGAAACAGGGCACGTAAATGCCTATTTCCCTCTTTTTATACCTAAATCGTATTTGAGCAAAGAGGCAGCACACGTCGAAGGCTTTGCCAAAGAGTGTGCGGTGGTGACCCACTACCGATTGAAAAACAGCCCCGACGGCAAAGGGGTAATCGTGGACCCTGAGGCTCACCTTGAAGAAGAGCTGATTGTGCGTCCTACTTCCGAAACCATCATTTGGAGCGCCTACCGCAACTGGATTCAATCTTACCGTGACCTGCCGCTGCTTATCAACCAGTGGGCAAATGTAGTACGCTGGGAGATGCGTACGCGTCTGTTCTTACGTACTGCCGAGTTTTTGTGGCAAGAGGGACACACCGCCCATGCTACCAAAGAGGAGGCAATAGAAGAAACTCGCAAGATGCTTGATGTATATGCCCGCTTTGCCGAAGAGTACATGGCTATGCCTGTAATCAAAGGTGTGAAAAGCGAAAATGAACGCTTTGCCGGTGCGGTAGATACCTACTGTATCGAGGCGCTCATGCAAGACGGCAAGGCACTGCAAGCTGGAACTTCCCACTTCTTGGGGCAGAACTTTGCCAAAGCTTTTGATGTGAAATTTGCCAATAAAGATGGAGAACTGGATTATGTGTGGGGTACCTCTTGGGGGGTAAGTACCCGCCTGATGGGCGCTTTGATTATGACACATTCCGATGACAAAGGATTGGTGTTGCCGCCGCGTTTGGCTCCCATACAGGTAGTCATTGTACCTATTTATCGTGGAGAGGAGGAGCTCGAAGCAATCAAAGTCTATGTGCAAAAAATCATAGACGAGCTCAAGCGTGTGGGCATCAAAGTACATTTTGACGCGCGCGACACCCATCGCCCGGGCTTCAAATTTGCCGAATGGGAGCTAAAGGGCGTGCCCGTGCGCTTGGCAATAGGTATGCGTGACATAGAAAGCAACCAAGTAGAAGTGGCACGTCGCGATACAGGTGAAAAACATACTGCATCGGTCGATACACTCACTGGGCACATCTTAAACCTGCTCGATGATATACAAAAATCCCTATTCAACCGTGCATTGGCATTCCGCGAAGCCAACACTCATAAAGCTGATTCATACGAGGAGTTTAAAGAGATATTGGAAACCAAAGGAGGATTTGTTCTTGCCCATTGGGATGGCACCACCGAAACCGAATTGCGTATAAAAGAAGAGACCAAGGCTACCATCCGTTGTATCCCCTTGCAAGCCGAGGAAGAAGCAGGGAAATGTATCCTAACCGGCAAGCCATCGAAACGTAGAGTTTTATTTGCCAAAGCCTATTAA
- a CDS encoding c-type cytochrome → MKMLLIKLAAAMTFGALLFACGGQKSDSAQNTQPPQSMLADEEQGEPAAPMSLKGVGPVQHVELAGIDPAMVEEGKRLFGAKCSACHKIGEEYIGPDLKGITTRRSPEWIMNMMLNPENMVKEDPIAKELVLKFNGTLMVNQGLTKEEARKILEYFRTQE, encoded by the coding sequence ATGAAAATGCTTCTCATCAAGCTTGCTGCAGCAATGACCTTTGGCGCACTGCTGTTTGCTTGTGGCGGACAAAAATCTGACAGTGCCCAAAACACACAGCCACCTCAGAGTATGCTGGCAGATGAAGAGCAAGGGGAGCCAGCAGCCCCCATGAGTCTCAAAGGAGTAGGACCTGTTCAGCATGTTGAACTGGCAGGCATAGACCCCGCCATGGTGGAGGAGGGCAAACGGCTGTTTGGGGCTAAGTGTTCGGCTTGCCACAAAATAGGCGAGGAGTACATCGGACCCGACCTGAAAGGTATCACTACAAGACGCTCGCCAGAATGGATTATGAACATGATGCTCAATCCCGAGAATATGGTGAAAGAAGACCCCATAGCCAAAGAGTTGGTGCTGAAGTTCAATGGTACTCTTATGGTAAACCAAGGACTTACAAAAGAAGAAGCCCGAAAAATACTTGAGTATTTCCGCACACAGGAATAA
- a CDS encoding tetratricopeptide repeat protein: protein MLNAETFLALLAGQALTEEQYEEVETLIEKVPYAGLLHLLAARYQCKQHSHLAPQKIRRAALHMYSRKQLANALGMPLFQENDFRLSGASDSLKDELLKARSVLDDIQKEVSAFDEKLANASEEELDHELEKITTSYTQPPKDYFSSLETEEDSFNIDTPPAEESSKSATVETSTDFTQESSAFPQQDELSESYALALYSEGKIREAVKVYEALKKKYPERVAYYQSQIDILMEDLGDSFAVAEETPTSEKNKNIIEENKEENKEEETTSPPEFKLKSLVDTLQEAPKTFYTELDAIRLRDEGKDDEAIKIYERLILQHPEKKTYFEKQIQIIKGL, encoded by the coding sequence ATGTTAAATGCAGAAACTTTTTTAGCGCTCCTTGCAGGGCAAGCACTTACCGAAGAGCAGTATGAAGAAGTAGAGACTCTGATAGAAAAAGTGCCTTATGCTGGCTTGTTGCACTTGTTGGCTGCCCGTTATCAATGCAAACAGCATTCGCACTTAGCACCTCAAAAAATACGGCGGGCTGCTTTACATATGTATAGCCGGAAACAGCTGGCAAATGCCTTGGGGATGCCTTTATTTCAGGAGAATGATTTCCGTTTGTCGGGAGCTTCCGATTCTCTGAAAGATGAATTATTGAAGGCGCGCAGTGTGCTGGACGATATTCAAAAGGAAGTGAGTGCTTTTGATGAGAAACTGGCTAATGCCTCTGAAGAAGAACTGGACCATGAGCTGGAGAAAATTACTACCTCTTACACCCAACCACCCAAAGATTATTTTTCTTCTTTGGAAACTGAAGAAGACAGCTTCAATATAGACACTCCTCCGGCAGAAGAAAGCAGCAAGTCGGCGACCGTAGAAACATCGACAGACTTTACACAAGAATCTTCTGCCTTTCCACAGCAAGATGAACTGAGTGAGTCATATGCCCTCGCTCTGTATTCAGAAGGAAAAATACGTGAAGCTGTTAAGGTATATGAAGCACTAAAAAAGAAGTATCCCGAGAGAGTGGCTTACTATCAAAGTCAAATAGACATTCTGATGGAAGACTTGGGCGATTCATTTGCCGTAGCCGAAGAAACCCCAACATCTGAGAAAAACAAAAACATAATAGAAGAAAACAAAGAAGAAAACAAAGAAGAAGAAACCACATCGCCTCCCGAATTTAAACTCAAATCCTTAGTCGATACCTTACAAGAGGCACCCAAAACCTTTTACACAGAATTGGATGCCATACGATTGCGTGATGAAGGAAAAGACGACGAGGCTATTAAAATTTATGAACGCCTGATTTTGCAACATCCCGAAAAAAAGACGTATTTTGAAAAGCAAATTCAAATCATAAAAGGATTGTAA
- a CDS encoding alpha/beta hydrolase family protein, whose protein sequence is MQNIRRLAHTIEADGYKPITLDLHYPAGKKSLPVLIFIHGFKGFKDWGHWHLMADAWAASGRAVVRMNLSYNGTTPEHPTELLDLEAFGHETFAHDVEDVNRVVAFLKTSTWAKQEGIIDPERLALIGHSRGGAVAILAGAALRDAVKALITLASIDNTGFLWTEERRQQILEQGAVYILNARTGQNLPIYRAVYDDWWAKKDSDYNLEDKAKSLKVPVLVIHGTADESVPVEAARRLTSWLPKATLYLVEGAGHTFGGKHPYEVQELPPHTKEVIHATVDFLNKHL, encoded by the coding sequence ATGCAGAATATTCGACGCTTGGCACATACCATCGAAGCAGATGGTTACAAGCCAATAACGCTTGATTTACACTATCCGGCGGGAAAAAAGTCTCTGCCTGTCCTTATTTTTATTCATGGATTCAAGGGCTTCAAAGACTGGGGGCACTGGCATCTCATGGCAGACGCTTGGGCGGCTTCTGGCAGAGCAGTCGTGCGCATGAATCTCTCTTATAATGGTACTACCCCCGAACACCCCACTGAATTGCTTGACCTTGAGGCATTCGGGCACGAGACTTTTGCCCATGATGTGGAAGACGTGAACCGAGTAGTTGCCTTTTTGAAAACTTCGACCTGGGCGAAGCAAGAAGGCATCATTGACCCCGAGCGCTTGGCGTTGATAGGGCATAGCAGAGGGGGGGCGGTAGCTATTTTAGCAGGGGCTGCTTTACGCGATGCCGTCAAAGCTTTGATTACTCTGGCATCAATAGACAACACCGGCTTTTTGTGGACGGAAGAACGCCGGCAGCAAATCCTTGAACAGGGAGCTGTTTACATTCTCAATGCGCGTACCGGGCAGAATCTGCCTATTTACAGGGCAGTATATGACGACTGGTGGGCAAAAAAAGACAGCGATTACAACTTGGAAGACAAAGCTAAATCGCTAAAAGTGCCGGTACTGGTGATTCATGGCACTGCCGACGAGTCGGTGCCGGTAGAAGCTGCCCGGCGGCTCACTTCTTGGCTTCCGAAAGCTACCTTGTATCTGGTGGAAGGGGCTGGGCATACTTTCGGTGGAAAGCATCCGTATGAAGTCCAAGAATTGCCCCCTCATACAAAAGAAGTAATCCATGCGACTGTTGATTTCTTAAATAAACACTTGTGA
- a CDS encoding thioredoxin family protein, with protein MRKYLLTLLLLSFGVLTWAQGYKPGDKAIDFKLKNIDGQYVSLADFKEAKGFIVVFTCNHCPFSKMYEDRIIALDKKYKPLGYPVVAINPNDPKKQPEDSFDKMIERAKEKGFTFPYLFDETQEIARTYGATNTPHVFVLKKEGKDLIVSYIGAIDDSPREASKASKKYVEQAVDALLSGKEVQVKQAKAIGCTIKWKEM; from the coding sequence ATGAGAAAGTACTTGCTCACACTCCTGCTCCTGTCGTTCGGTGTCTTGACATGGGCACAAGGTTACAAGCCCGGCGACAAAGCCATCGATTTTAAACTAAAAAATATCGATGGGCAGTATGTATCGCTTGCCGATTTCAAAGAAGCTAAAGGGTTCATTGTGGTGTTTACGTGCAACCACTGCCCTTTCTCCAAGATGTATGAAGACCGCATCATTGCCTTAGACAAGAAGTACAAGCCATTGGGGTATCCGGTGGTAGCCATCAACCCCAACGACCCCAAAAAACAACCGGAAGACAGCTTCGATAAGATGATTGAACGAGCCAAAGAAAAAGGCTTTACCTTCCCTTATCTATTCGACGAAACTCAGGAGATAGCACGCACCTACGGGGCAACCAACACACCGCATGTGTTCGTCTTAAAAAAGGAGGGCAAAGACCTTATTGTAAGCTATATTGGTGCCATTGACGACAGTCCACGCGAGGCAAGCAAAGCAAGCAAAAAGTATGTAGAGCAAGCGGTAGATGCGCTGCTCAGTGGCAAAGAAGTACAGGTGAAACAAGCCAAAGCAATCGGTTGCACCATCAAGTGGAAAGAAATGTAA
- the secG gene encoding preprotein translocase subunit SecG encodes MLYVVMGLIILIAILLVLVILVQEPKGGLSRQFGGSGVAQASTSVRTTTDMLERITWGLAAAMLVLILGLSKMTGNTAPESPALEDIEAAPVEQPVAPQE; translated from the coding sequence ATGTTGTATGTAGTGATGGGGCTTATCATATTGATAGCCATTTTGCTGGTGTTAGTTATTTTGGTACAAGAACCCAAAGGGGGCTTGTCTCGTCAGTTTGGAGGTAGTGGTGTAGCACAAGCATCCACCAGCGTGCGCACTACCACCGATATGCTCGAGCGTATTACTTGGGGGCTTGCTGCTGCTATGCTGGTGCTCATCCTCGGGCTCAGCAAAATGACTGGCAACACTGCGCCCGAGTCGCCTGCTCTTGAGGACATTGAAGCGGCACCCGTAGAGCAACCCGTGGCACCACAAGAATAA
- a CDS encoding SH3 domain-containing protein, with amino-acid sequence MAKKILILFFLFWVLSVQVIVAQKVTEEDGWLKKVMLAEQQGDYARAAAMLCQHYYTHFDSFSHQRLQSLVSHYDLQGYELLLKKWQPVLARFFMLFAVIYCVLFLWAFGLLLKRKKSRYLFLCWGLIGTAAWFFYSLPPLRLVITRSVPVLTYQAPSAAARLVATLPGGSCLTVLGEQPLWWKVRTPQGEVAYVQKSLAYLVEVETAQAP; translated from the coding sequence ATGGCAAAAAAAATTTTAATTTTATTTTTCTTGTTTTGGGTCTTATCTGTCCAAGTAATTGTAGCTCAAAAAGTTACAGAAGAAGACGGATGGCTAAAAAAAGTGATGTTGGCAGAGCAACAAGGCGACTATGCTCGGGCAGCAGCCATGCTTTGCCAACACTACTACACCCATTTTGACAGCTTCAGCCACCAAAGGCTACAATCTTTAGTCAGTCATTACGATTTACAAGGGTATGAGCTCCTACTGAAAAAGTGGCAGCCGGTGCTGGCTCGTTTTTTTATGCTGTTTGCTGTGATTTATTGTGTGCTTTTCTTGTGGGCGTTTGGCTTGTTGCTGAAACGTAAAAAAAGCCGTTATTTATTTTTGTGCTGGGGGCTTATTGGCACCGCTGCTTGGTTTTTTTATTCTCTTCCGCCTTTGCGATTGGTTATAACGAGGTCTGTCCCGGTACTCACCTATCAGGCACCCTCAGCAGCTGCCCGCCTTGTGGCTACCTTGCCGGGGGGAAGCTGCCTGACAGTACTTGGTGAGCAGCCACTTTGGTGGAAAGTACGCACTCCGCAAGGTGAAGTCGCTTATGTGCAAAAGTCTTTGGCTTATTTGGTGGAAGTAGAAACAGCGCAAGCCCCTTAG
- a CDS encoding adenylosuccinate synthase, which yields MNLDVLLGLQWGDEGKGKIVDFLAPKYQIVARFQGGPNAGHTLEFEGIKHVLHQIPSGIFHEGIQNIIGNGVVIDPVVFMKEIEALKPYGVPYRKNLFISKKAHLILPTHRLLDAASEAAKGKEKIGSTLRGIGPAYMDKTGRNGLRVGDILSSDFKQRYQKLVDKHKGLLEFYDYEYDLNESEPAFFEAVEQLKELQLTDTEYMLSDALAQGKRVLAEGAQGTLLDIEFGSYPYVTSSHTTTAGACIGLGVAPKAVNEVLGIFKAYCTRVGSGPFPTELNDHLGEAIRQAGHEFGSTTGRSRRCGWLDLPALRYACMLNGVTQLFMMKVDVLSGFDEIKVCTHYKLSDGTITQQMPYCLLQEPVEPVYETLPGWSENIASSTAYEDLPRNLRHYVNFIEEYLHLPVALVSIGPDREQTILRKNVFSM from the coding sequence ATGAACTTAGATGTACTATTAGGACTGCAATGGGGCGATGAGGGGAAGGGAAAGATAGTGGATTTCTTGGCGCCAAAATATCAGATAGTAGCCCGTTTTCAGGGAGGACCCAATGCCGGGCATACCTTGGAATTTGAGGGCATCAAACATGTGTTGCACCAAATCCCTTCTGGCATCTTTCATGAAGGCATTCAGAATATCATAGGCAATGGGGTAGTGATTGACCCCGTCGTTTTCATGAAAGAAATAGAGGCACTTAAGCCCTATGGTGTGCCCTATCGAAAGAATCTGTTTATTTCCAAAAAAGCCCATTTGATTTTGCCCACTCATCGCTTGTTGGATGCCGCCTCCGAGGCTGCCAAAGGCAAAGAAAAAATAGGCTCTACTTTGCGTGGCATCGGACCAGCGTATATGGACAAAACCGGGCGCAATGGCTTGCGTGTGGGCGATATCTTGAGTTCCGATTTTAAACAGCGTTACCAAAAGTTGGTAGATAAACACAAGGGTTTGTTGGAGTTCTACGACTACGAGTACGACCTGAACGAAAGCGAACCTGCTTTCTTTGAGGCTGTGGAACAACTCAAAGAACTGCAACTTACCGATACGGAGTATATGTTGAGCGATGCCCTTGCCCAAGGCAAACGCGTATTGGCAGAGGGGGCACAAGGCACTTTGCTTGACATTGAGTTTGGCTCTTACCCTTATGTAACAAGCTCGCACACTACCACTGCTGGGGCTTGCATAGGCTTGGGCGTGGCACCCAAAGCCGTAAACGAGGTGTTGGGAATCTTTAAAGCTTACTGTACCCGTGTGGGCAGTGGTCCGTTTCCCACCGAGCTGAATGACCACTTGGGCGAGGCCATTCGTCAAGCTGGACACGAATTTGGTTCCACTACCGGGCGTTCACGTCGTTGTGGATGGCTTGACCTGCCCGCCTTGCGCTATGCCTGCATGCTCAACGGCGTGACCCAACTCTTTATGATGAAAGTCGATGTGTTGAGTGGCTTTGACGAAATCAAAGTATGTACACACTATAAGCTCTCCGATGGCACTATTACCCAACAAATGCCCTACTGCCTGTTGCAAGAGCCTGTGGAGCCCGTGTATGAGACCCTGCCCGGTTGGTCGGAAAACATAGCCTCAAGCACTGCCTATGAAGACTTGCCGCGCAACCTGCGCCATTATGTGAATTTCATTGAAGAGTATTTGCACCTTCCCGTAGCGCTGGTTTCTATTGGTCCCGACAGGGAGCAAACCATTCTGCGCAAGAATGTGTTTTCTATGTAA
- a CDS encoding DEAD/DEAH box helicase has translation MTFEELKLTRQFLNAIEEAGYQHPTPIQEKAIPPALAGHDIIGIAQTGTGKTAAYALPMLMKLKYAQGIHPRALVLVPTHELTQQVSDAIMQLARYTDLRCLPIFGGKGIKKQIEQLSEGVDIVVATPGRLMDVYLAGGLQLKHVKTFIIDEADRMLDLGFMPQIRRILEVLPRKRQNLLFSATFSEKVERLCEEFIEYPVKVEITPQATPADTVEQYLYEVPNIKTKINLLMHLLEQESFKKVLVFARRRRIATAVYKYLQRKLGKDSVRVIHANKDQNTRANALEAFRKGEIRLLIATDVAARGIDVSEVTHVINFEVPVLYEEYVHRIGRTGRAFQHGTAITFANPAEEYHIKQIEKLIKMKIPRLPLPDAVEVVETPFEEHQEMAREIDKQRRKEDSSFQGAFHEKKRKTPRTPSKTKNQKLKKKSSNKRRG, from the coding sequence ATGACTTTCGAAGAGCTCAAGCTAACGCGCCAATTTCTAAATGCCATTGAAGAAGCCGGCTATCAACACCCCACCCCCATTCAAGAAAAAGCCATTCCACCGGCACTTGCCGGGCACGACATCATAGGCATAGCCCAAACGGGAACCGGTAAGACCGCTGCTTATGCCTTGCCTATGCTCATGAAACTGAAATATGCGCAGGGGATACACCCTCGTGCCTTAGTGCTAGTGCCTACCCATGAGCTTACCCAGCAGGTAAGCGATGCCATCATGCAACTAGCACGCTATACAGACCTTCGCTGCCTACCTATTTTCGGGGGTAAGGGTATCAAGAAGCAAATAGAACAGCTGTCTGAAGGTGTAGATATTGTTGTAGCCACACCGGGACGACTGATGGATGTGTATCTTGCCGGCGGCTTGCAGCTCAAGCACGTCAAGACCTTCATCATAGATGAGGCAGACCGCATGCTGGACTTGGGTTTTATGCCCCAAATACGGCGCATTCTGGAGGTACTGCCCCGCAAAAGGCAAAATCTGCTGTTTTCGGCTACCTTTTCAGAAAAGGTGGAACGCCTGTGCGAGGAGTTTATAGAGTATCCTGTGAAGGTAGAAATTACACCTCAAGCCACCCCCGCCGACACGGTAGAGCAATACCTATATGAGGTGCCCAACATAAAAACCAAAATCAATCTGCTCATGCATCTTTTAGAGCAGGAGTCCTTCAAAAAGGTATTGGTATTTGCACGCCGCCGACGCATCGCCACTGCGGTGTATAAATACCTGCAACGTAAGCTGGGAAAAGACAGCGTGCGGGTCATTCATGCCAACAAAGACCAGAATACACGCGCCAATGCATTGGAAGCCTTCCGGAAGGGGGAAATAAGATTATTGATTGCCACCGATGTAGCTGCACGCGGCATTGATGTATCGGAGGTTACCCATGTCATCAATTTTGAGGTGCCGGTGCTCTATGAAGAATATGTGCACCGCATCGGGCGCACCGGGCGGGCATTTCAGCACGGTACTGCCATTACCTTTGCGAACCCCGCCGAAGAGTATCACATCAAGCAAATAGAGAAGCTTATTAAAATGAAGATACCACGCTTGCCGCTGCCCGATGCTGTGGAGGTTGTCGAAACGCCCTTTGAGGAGCATCAAGAGATGGCAAGAGAAATAGACAAGCAGCGTAGAAAAGAAGATAGTTCTTTTCAAGGGGCATTCCATGAGAAAAAACGCAAGACACCTCGCACGCCAAGCAAAACCAAAAACCAGAAACTAAAGAAAAAGAGCAGCAATAAAAGAAGAGGCTAA
- a CDS encoding TlpA family protein disulfide reductase: MMMLSCRIYRFLLVCLLCSPLVSWAQSVEVIKIDRLEKEIQEHKGILIVNFWATWCAPCVKELPDLYRIHQDFEAKGVKLLLVSLDFADEQPKALALLKKKGIALATFLLDETDYNTWIDRIEPRWQGAIPMTMIYKDGKKTAFIPGPVSYEALASHIQNQLNP, from the coding sequence ATGATGATGCTTTCTTGCCGTATCTACCGTTTTCTGCTTGTCTGTCTGTTGTGTAGCCCTTTAGTTTCATGGGCACAGTCGGTGGAGGTTATCAAAATAGACCGTCTGGAAAAAGAAATACAAGAGCATAAAGGCATTCTTATTGTCAACTTTTGGGCTACTTGGTGCGCCCCTTGCGTAAAAGAACTGCCCGACCTTTACCGTATTCATCAAGACTTTGAGGCAAAAGGTGTAAAATTGCTGCTGGTAAGTCTTGATTTTGCCGACGAGCAACCCAAAGCGCTTGCACTACTCAAAAAGAAAGGCATAGCTTTAGCCACCTTCCTGCTTGACGAAACTGACTATAACACATGGATTGACCGCATAGAACCTCGCTGGCAGGGTGCCATTCCCATGACAATGATTTATAAAGACGGAAAAAAGACAGCTTTCATTCCCGGACCCGTCAGCTACGAAGCACTTGCCAGCCACATTCAGAATCAACTAAACCCATAA
- a CDS encoding YebC/PmpR family DNA-binding transcriptional regulator produces MAGHSKWANIKHRKGAQDAKRGKLFTKLIREIMIAARLGGGDPASNPRLRIAIQNAKGANMPKDKIEKAIAKATGAGGEDYTEVTYEGYVNGVALYIECTTDNTNRTVANVRAVLSKGGGNLTTNGSLDFIFDRKGVFTISLEDYKLDEEAFTLEMADAGADEVEFDHENGFVTVYCPMEEFGSIQKKLEEMNIEAKEAGLQRIPKTYVKLDNETFQKTMKVIEALEDDDDVQKVYHNIEITDEQMEMA; encoded by the coding sequence ATGGCAGGGCATAGTAAATGGGCTAATATCAAACACAGAAAAGGCGCACAAGACGCTAAACGTGGCAAGTTATTCACTAAACTGATTCGTGAAATTATGATTGCCGCTCGCTTGGGTGGTGGTGACCCCGCATCGAACCCTCGCTTGCGTATTGCCATCCAGAACGCCAAAGGGGCAAACATGCCTAAGGATAAGATTGAAAAGGCAATAGCCAAAGCAACCGGTGCAGGAGGTGAAGATTATACTGAAGTAACCTACGAAGGCTATGTAAACGGGGTAGCGCTTTATATAGAGTGTACTACCGACAATACCAACCGTACTGTAGCCAATGTGCGGGCGGTCCTTAGCAAAGGAGGGGGCAACCTCACCACCAACGGCTCGTTGGACTTTATATTTGACAGAAAAGGAGTCTTTACCATTTCATTGGAAGACTACAAACTCGACGAAGAAGCATTCACTTTGGAAATGGCAGATGCCGGTGCCGACGAAGTGGAATTTGACCATGAAAACGGCTTCGTGACGGTGTATTGCCCCATGGAAGAGTTCGGAAGCATACAGAAGAAGCTTGAAGAAATGAACATTGAAGCCAAGGAGGCAGGCTTACAACGCATTCCAAAAACTTATGTAAAGTTGGACAATGAGACTTTCCAGAAAACAATGAAGGTGATTGAGGCACTCGAAGACGACGACGACGTGCAAAAAGTATATCACAATATAGAAATCACCGATGAGCAAATGGAAATGGCGTAG
- a CDS encoding NADH-quinone oxidoreductase subunit B codes for MERNHQGSVLLLKAEDLLNWARLSSLFPMGFGLACCAIEMMAAYASAYDMDRFGIIPRNSPRQSDVMIVAGTVTFKMADRIRRLYEQMPEPRYVISMGSCANCGGPYWQHGYHVVKGVDKIIPVDFYVPGCPPRPEALIGAFMKLQQKIKEESFLKDLSGIRRILKAKDENNY; via the coding sequence ATGGAAAGAAACCATCAGGGGAGTGTACTTTTATTGAAAGCCGAAGACTTGCTCAACTGGGCACGCCTGTCGTCGCTTTTTCCTATGGGCTTTGGCTTGGCTTGCTGCGCCATTGAAATGATGGCGGCTTATGCTTCTGCCTATGACATGGACCGTTTTGGAATTATACCCCGAAATTCGCCTCGCCAGTCCGATGTGATGATAGTAGCCGGTACCGTCACCTTCAAAATGGCAGACCGCATTCGGCGCCTTTATGAGCAGATGCCCGAGCCTCGTTATGTCATTTCCATGGGCTCTTGCGCCAACTGTGGAGGTCCTTACTGGCAGCATGGCTACCATGTGGTGAAAGGAGTGGACAAAATCATACCGGTAGATTTTTACGTACCGGGCTGTCCGCCTCGCCCCGAAGCCCTTATCGGTGCCTTTATGAAATTACAGCAAAAGATTAAGGAAGAGTCTTTTCTCAAAGACCTATCGGGCATTCGTCGTATTTTAAAAGCAAAAGACGAAAACAACTACTGA